The following DNA comes from Metopolophium dirhodum isolate CAU chromosome 8, ASM1992520v1, whole genome shotgun sequence.
AGCTATTATTAGGTGTggcttatatagttataatattatattatataatataatagcattgattacaaattctagtatttataatcaatgataatggGTACTAAATTGTacgtaatgtattatattgtatgcgcGAAGGCGATgcgatgtgaaaaaaaaaacacggtgAAACCtctgactataataatacacctCCGAATAACGGACGATAAACTTTCGTCGTTACCGATCGATAGAGCGTGTCCCTTGTGCACACAGAGGTTTCACTCTGTAATagctacacacacacataattatataaattataatataatgttatacaaaatatacgcgTCGAGGCGGACGGACGCGAGATCCCTCAAAGCTTGTCGAAGGCCCTGGAGTTGGTAAGTATCTCTCGGCTGAGGCGCCACACGTGTTTGGACGCGCTCTCCAGGGACGCCGGGGTCTTGCCCTTGAACAGGTCCAGGTGCGGGATGAAGTAGTGCGGACACCGGCGGCACTGCAGGCACGAGATGAGCTGCAGCAGTATGCCGTTGATGCGGTCCGCGATGCCGGTCTCCTCCCACTCGGCATCCCGTGGGTGTTTCTCGCACTCGTACAGCAGCAGCGTCTTGATGTGATAGTTGGTGATCGGGTTGCCGGGAAGGTCCAGGTGCCTGTCCCTGAGTGTCTTGAGTATGCTCAGGCACCGCTTCCGGCAGCCACCATAAAGCAGCTGGTTCTCGACGTCCGTGAACGACATGACCCACGCGTCGCCCTCCATTGAGTTCTGCTTGCCGTGCATGATGACGCTGTCCTTGGACAGCAGGTCGAACCCCTCGGTCTTGACCTGCACGATGAGGTTGGGGTGCGGCCACGTGAGCTGTGGCACCGGCCAGTGGGCGGCCGACCGCGGCCACACGCCCGCGCACTTGAATGACGGCGTAATCTGCACCACGTACCGGTCCCGGATCCGGAGCTTCACCTCGCCTGTGTCCGACATCATCTTTACTGAGTCCCGGTACGCGCACTTATCGCACGCTTGCGCTACCAGCGTCTGAAATCGGGACCGGATCTTGCGGGCTGACAAGTACCCGGACGCCGTGATGAACTCGACCCACAGGCTCATGCTCCGCTTGCGACCGTCGCTCAGTTTGAGCACTGCGCACCCGGGCAGCGACCCGTCATCGACAAAGTTGAACACTCCCATCTGGTTCAGGTAGAGCACGATCTCGAACTCGGTGGCCGACACCACTTCCAGGCCCTCATACCGGCCGTTGCACTCGGCTAGCGATGATATGAACCGCGGCTCCTGGGCCTCCACCTCATGCAGCACCGTCTGCACTACCTTGCACACCTCCCGCACCGCCTTGGCCGTGGCCGTCTTTCTCGTCTCCACCCGTTCCACGCAGTACTTGTTCAGCTGGTACAGCATCTTGGATTGCGTTGCCAACATGTCCGAAGGCAACAGCATGCCCGCAGTCAGCCGTACGCGCGAATCCCGTCACGATAACCACCGTGTAGGTACTATAACGCgtaaatgtatattaggtaGTATACGGTTTCGCGGACGATATAAAAGCGGTATTCTACAATCTCCCTGCGTCGTCGGTCACTGCAGCCGTAATGTACTGATCCGGTGGCGGTGTGGCTGTCGCGTGCGGTCCGCGTGATCCGTTCGGTCCGTTTGCGCGCGTGCGGCGGCTGCGTCGGGCGATCGAACTGCCGGGTCGCCGCCGGGTTCTCGACCCACTGGTTACAGCGGCCACCCAGGTCACGCCCATCCGACCAATGGCGTGCGACCCGCCTGTCGCGCGCGCCGCCGCGGATCGATATCGGCGGCGTCGTCGGCGGTCGGCTTGCAGCTATACAGTGCTCTGTAATCGCGCCTTTTTCCCCCTTCGCCCAGAACCACGGTCGTATATCTTGTACCAAtaatataggatatagtgtCGTCTATATCCATTTGTTCGCTTTTTCTTCGAAGCCTACTCCGTATAGcgttttagtaataatataatatatagctgcgTAACCTGCAGACTTTGATCGGGAGAAATACAACAAACTTGAAATACGGTGCTATATATCGGTGGATACCTAGGTTTTAGTGTGACATTGGTATGTAATTCTCTTTGTGAACTATAATTCGACcgagaatatatatataatatattatattagctatatAGCTAGGATTCCTGTGACGGATAATTGGATATAGGCCACTCGGTATCTATATTTTCAAACGTGCAGGTTCAAACCACTATCTATAAACTTTCCTGATATAACTCTAAGAACGATGATATCTGAAACTTTCGTCAGAGTTGGTTTAGAAGTTTTTGAGTCTATATATCGacggtattttgttaaaagggCGTTTACCactaaaaatcgaaaaatacgtttttggtatcaaaattttcagaaaaatcacgaaaataatcTGGTAAAAGGGCGTATACGTCTACGAAAAAATAAGATAACAATACCGAAAACAATATATCCAGACgcccttttaaaaattaaaacaatccaCACAAAACTGTTGAAAGGGCTTATACCACATCGAATGTATGCTAATTGTTTACAACCTAAACAgtttgtaacaataattatgttttcagcTGTTTGTATATTATCAGATTGAACAAAGTGGTTTTTTTAGGTTACAGACTGAACATCACTTGTATTGATAACACTTGATAACAAATTTCCCTCTAATTTGATATTATCAGTTAACAATAAACCGACAAGTTAATAGATACTAATGCTACTATGGAGAATGGTTTACGAcgagaaaaacaatattttttattatgttatatcgttATTTAGTATTCTTTAGTAGTCTTTAGTCTTTTaggttgtattatatattttaaataataatgagtaaCTCTAGGAGTAAAAAGTTATTGtcactattaaaaatatcaaaacataatGTTGTACCTGTATCTGAAgaaattcaaaatgttcaaaatatacaacaagatatcgaaaaaaaaagtgTCTCTGATAGTGAAATGGACAGTATTGGTCATGAGAATCTTATTAAAGaacttaataatagttattcctttaataatgataatgataaaaatggctttatagatataaatgaaatagatacatttatttttattaatcaagaTTTGAGTAATGAAGTtaacaatgaacataatattatcgaccAAATAGAGTGTAGTAACCAAGAGATTGAAGACACTTATAATGTCAACGAAGTAGTTGTATCTCAGGAAGAAACTGATATATTTGATAATGAACAAGCTAATCCTGAAAACATAACAGTATTTGATGATGAAAATACTGCAGacaagtttggaaaaaaaaaaagtaataaacgaAGTCGCtttgtaaacaaatttaattatgaaaatggaaacagttataaaaaaagtaaaaaaactaatGAGTTTGAAATTTGTGCCAGCAAGAAAATGAAAGAAAATccttgttttgaaaaattatgtacaaatgaaTGTACTGAAATAAATGATGATGaaagattgaaaatttttcATAGATACTGGAAAGAATTAGATCACAGTAGAAAACGTGATTACTTGTTAAGTTGTATGGAAGTTATATTACCAAAAAGATCTTATGTAACTAATACTAAtcgtacttataattataaatattgtatgtctGTGAACAATACAAAGAAAACCGTTTGTAGAAGATTTCTGTTAAATACATTAGATATTTCTGAAAAAGTCCTTAGGTATACCCGTGATAATAAACTTGATTTATATACCTCTAAACCTGATAGCAGaggtaatataggtagtaaaactCCAACAAATAAGACACCACCTGAAAAAATGAAACAACTTGAAGagtttattaatatgttacCAGCTGTTCCCTCACACTATTGTAGAAGTTCaactagtaaaaaatatattagcagTGATTTTAATAGTTTGAATCATGTCTATAGGTTTTACGTTGAGCActgtaatatgaaaaatatatctcCAGTTTCTAATGCAGTATTCAAAAATAAGTggaatacagaatataatattggtatacatGCCCCAAAGAAGGATAAATGTGCATTTTGTGAAGGTTACAAAAATAAAGACACTAAGACAGATGAAGATACACTACACTACACTCAACatatagaagaaaaaatatttaccactGAAGGATTTAAAAAAGATCAGGAAAAGAGTGGCCAAAATGGGTTTTTGTGCTGTAGTTTTGACTTACAAAAAGTGCTTAATACACCATGGGGAAATAGTATGTTACTGTTCTATTCTAGAAAgctagcatattataatttgagcatatatgaaagtaaaactaaaaatggcTATTGTTATCTATGGTCAGAAGTAGAAGGCCAAAGAGGGTCGAATGAAATTAGTtcaattttgttcaaatatttaaaaagtattgatatgaaagaaaatgtatatgaaattgCATTTTACTGTGACAATTGCCCAggccaaaataaaaatcacaatatGTTATCTATGCTTCgacattttcttttaaaatatgcagaaaatattaagattattacAATCAACTATTTATTAGCTGGTCACTCATACATGCCAGTAGATTCTATCCATGCTTGCattgataaaaacattaaaaagaaaacaatttggGCCCCATCGGAATGGCCTACAGTCATCAGAAATTCTAGATCTAATATTGGGCCatatgaaacaataattttaaactataatgatTTTCTAAACTGGAATGACATATGCAATGCTACATTCAATAAGGCTAAATTAAAAGACACAATGAATTGTGATGTTAAATTCAAGTCTATCAGAAAGGTTAAATTTAGTAAAGACAATCtggaagaattaaaaatttcataCACTTTTAAACCTGGAGAAAACGGTGAAGATGATTATAAAACTGTACATTTACATAGTAATGCAAGATTAAGATCAACATGCAATACAAATCCAGTTCTAAAACATCAGTATAAAGAAAAGCTTCCTGTTACAGCAGCTAAATACAAAGATCTAAGAAATttgtgcttaaaaaaaattatacctgaaGTTTATCATTCAGAATACCTCTCTATTCCTTTCAAGCCATCTGTGTTAGATGTTTTGCCTGAGACAGATGATGAAGATGAATTAATTGACTagtcaacattattattttgtttatgttatactattataatattgttttttttttttttttaagtgaactttttttttattaaaacttttaaattcatGTTAAATGACAAGaagtcattagtttttttttaagttactgtTAAATGACAAGAAGtcattggttttttattttattcaagttaCTGTTAAATGACAAGaagtcattgttttttttattttattcaagttactgttaattaatattattctattattttaaaatattgatttatgttGAACTAATATAGaagtcattatttttatttcaaataaagtaccaactaatctcattaaaatgtatattatgtgttaatgtagatactaaaatgttttttaaaaattaaaatttttatgttttaaaataataagtagatgtataaaaaataaaaatgctgaAAGGACATATACCACTAATGACAATATGTATAAAAGGGCatttgtagaaataaaaatgttgaaaagacTTATACCACTATCATTATATGTTCTTAGAAGGgcaattataaaattcaaattgttaAAAGGGCCTACaccacaaacatttttttaaaattaatataacatttaatataaatttagttaaaGCAATTTAATAAGCAATTTTAGTTCCACAGAGTCTcgtgtttaatataatgtataaataaatattctatcttaaaaattgagtatttaatcagttttatttgattcctgaaaaaaagtaaaatttggtatacgcccttttaacaaaataccgtcgatataataatataatgtacatatactGACATCGCATTTATTTGTTACTGTAcgcgtatttaaataatataaaattattaatttcatttatttataagaaattcCCATAGAAACGCATGCGGTTAGCATGGAAACGGTCAGCTATAGCTTATAGTACGTaccaattttttaaaacgtGCAGATTTTTGTACTTAACTCAGGGTTTAAGTATACataatcaaaaaaattcaatttttgattttcgtGAGGCCAAACGAATTTTATGTGTGAGCCACTATATAAAGGATAATACCTATAAGGGATAAAAAATGAAGCACTAAGAATATCCCCgagtttcaataaatatatgcgTGCGCCAATCGgcttattatagtacctatatcatgATAGTCCATGTGTAAGCCCCCTAATATATACTAACgtagattatattaatttacatatatacagataaatattgtgaatatatatatatatagtatattggtgtgtgtatatatatatatatatatgtgtgttagGTTCTGGTTCGTTGGCgtattctgtttttattttttttttctaaaaaatattcttcaCTTTGCGAACAGGTGCGAAGACTTAGCGGATTTATAGTTCTCACACGACACTTTCGTAAAAGGTATTCGCCTATACACGTGCGCTTATAACTACATAGAAGCATGCTATATACCTATAGTGCGGTGTGTGTAGATCGTTATACGAGTTTCGTTCCAAATACAATGGCTCGTTttgaaactatatatatatatatatagacgcacttataacttatatactatacctaccttataggtatgtatatattatatacttatataatatatattcgacccatcatatatatttgttaaaataatggcgatttaaatgcatattataatatacgtattaggtatatagtatagctGGTATAGGAGcggtatatgtaggtatacttacactatgtataatataatataatatatataatatggctgcggctagtgtattatatatagtctgcatattataatataaaccatacaaaataggtatacacaatatatatcaccatatattattatgaatgtgtTTGTGCTCGAGCGCGGTAGGTTTTTTATATGCTCACATAGATCCGCCGCTGCAATATATGCCGTTTGATATATCgtctaaatataggtataaggcaggtacctatagtattataatg
Coding sequences within:
- the LOC132950105 gene encoding protein mab-21-like, producing the protein MLLPSDMLATQSKMLYQLNKYCVERVETRKTATAKAVREVCKVVQTVLHEVEAQEPRFISSLAECNGRYEGLEVVSATEFEIVLYLNQMGVFNFVDDGSLPGCAVLKLSDGRKRSMSLWVEFITASGYLSARKIRSRFQTLVAQACDKCAYRDSVKMMSDTGEVKLRIRDRYVVQITPSFKCAGVWPRSAAHWPVPQLTWPHPNLIVQVKTEGFDLLSKDSVIMHGKQNSMEGDAWVMSFTDVENQLLYGGCRKRCLSILKTLRDRHLDLPGNPITNYHIKTLLLYECEKHPRDAEWEETGIADRINGILLQLISCLQCRRCPHYFIPHLDLFKGKTPASLESASKHVWRLSREILTNSRAFDKL